A genomic region of Methanothermobacter sp. CaT2 contains the following coding sequences:
- a CDS encoding nuclease-related domain-containing protein, protein MAYLICENCNHYWQINSEEEFWVFYMCDECGSLLLYVNSLNEYRNLTKSVPESFKRTHTQKKAERYWRLSGVGHWTLPLAAITFASGILLLITGLKWAIILVLAGPTIMLLSLAIMRTGEMRGMGWTKGYVGELIVASCLRRLPQGYHIFNDVHLPGAHGNIDHVVVGPTGVYVIETKSYSGNYIVRGDRWFLDDDLRKEEIRSPSIQAKRNAATLKEFLESEDIYVSWVNAIVAFINSSCTIIEDDEYCLIMKPCQIPDHISRSRLMLGEGKVNSIVKVLRKHSSEVW, encoded by the coding sequence ATGGCCTACCTCATATGTGAGAACTGTAACCACTACTGGCAGATCAACTCTGAAGAGGAATTCTGGGTATTCTACATGTGCGACGAGTGCGGGTCACTTCTACTCTACGTTAACAGCCTCAACGAGTACCGTAACCTGACAAAGAGTGTTCCAGAATCCTTTAAGAGGACCCACACCCAGAAGAAGGCTGAGAGGTACTGGAGGCTCTCAGGTGTGGGGCACTGGACCCTCCCTCTGGCTGCCATCACCTTTGCCTCAGGCATACTGCTTCTAATCACGGGCCTTAAATGGGCCATAATCCTGGTCCTGGCCGGACCTACCATCATGTTACTGTCCCTTGCAATCATGAGGACGGGTGAAATGAGGGGTATGGGCTGGACAAAGGGTTATGTGGGTGAACTCATAGTGGCCAGCTGCCTCAGAAGGCTCCCCCAGGGATATCACATCTTCAACGACGTTCACCTTCCAGGTGCCCACGGAAACATCGATCACGTTGTTGTGGGGCCCACAGGGGTCTATGTGATCGAGACAAAATCCTACTCAGGAAACTATATAGTGAGGGGTGACCGCTGGTTCCTGGATGACGACCTCAGGAAGGAGGAGATAAGATCACCATCCATCCAGGCAAAGAGAAATGCCGCCACACTCAAGGAGTTCCTGGAATCAGAGGACATCTACGTCTCATGGGTAAATGCAATTGTGGCATTCATCAACAGCTCCTGCACCATCATCGAGGATGACGAATACTGCCTGATAATGAAGCCCTGCCAGATCCCCGACCACATATCAAGAAGCCGTCTCATGCTCGGTGAGGGTAAGGTGAACAGTATAGTCAAGGTTCTGAGGAAGCACTCCTCAGAGGTCTGGTGA
- a CDS encoding DUF368 domain-containing protein: MGSADVMPGVSGGTIALITGIYERLVHAISSIKFGFIKPLLRGDLAGARESMRDEVDFELFIPLLTGIAFAMLTLSKIILFFITNYVAYTYAFFSGLILASAYIVYQKINGLSVKNLAAGGAGLIFAYLFVGLNPIQANHTLPVIFISGFVAICAMILPGISGAFLLLLLNQYEYMLGVLNRLAIVEIVTFIAGAAIGIMSFSRVLDYLLRNHEAITMSFLVGLMIGTLRLPYNKISMVDTYSIIISAVIAITGFAIVMILESRFDYIDY, from the coding sequence ATGGGAAGCGCGGATGTGATGCCCGGGGTCTCAGGAGGGACCATAGCACTCATAACAGGTATATATGAGAGGCTGGTGCATGCGATAAGCAGCATAAAATTTGGATTCATAAAGCCACTCCTCAGGGGTGACCTTGCAGGTGCCCGGGAATCCATGAGGGATGAGGTTGACTTTGAACTCTTCATACCACTCCTCACAGGTATAGCATTCGCCATGCTGACGCTGTCCAAGATCATACTCTTCTTCATAACAAACTACGTCGCATACACCTACGCCTTCTTCTCAGGTCTCATACTTGCATCGGCATACATAGTCTACCAGAAGATCAATGGCCTTTCGGTTAAGAATCTTGCAGCCGGTGGAGCAGGCTTGATCTTCGCCTACCTCTTTGTGGGCCTTAACCCTATACAGGCAAACCATACCCTGCCAGTGATCTTCATATCAGGTTTTGTGGCGATATGCGCCATGATACTGCCAGGTATATCAGGAGCCTTCCTTCTCCTTCTCCTGAACCAGTACGAGTACATGCTCGGGGTTCTTAACAGGCTGGCCATAGTTGAAATTGTGACCTTCATTGCAGGTGCGGCAATAGGTATAATGAGCTTCTCGAGGGTCCTTGACTACCTCCTCAGGAACCATGAGGCCATCACCATGTCATTCCTTGTGGGGCTCATGATAGGCACCCTCAGGCTGCCCTACAACAAGATATCAATGGTTGATACCTACTCAATCATAATATCGGCTGTAATAGCCATCACTGGCTTTGCAATCGTTATGATACTTGAGAGCCGCTTTGACTACATTGACTACTGA
- a CDS encoding nucleotidyltransferase domain-containing protein — protein sequence MKDVMEMLRRYFKDKAQVKMAYLFGSVASESGGPLSDIDIGVLLDDDLDRVERSKVKLELISELTSLLKSDRIDLVIMNDAPVNLNYEIIKSRKPLIENKSVKVDFEHYILSRYLDRRYYDRRWVSRYIERRDDSHE from the coding sequence ATGAAAGATGTCATGGAGATGCTGAGGCGCTACTTTAAAGATAAGGCTCAGGTTAAGATGGCTTACCTCTTCGGTTCGGTGGCATCTGAAAGTGGAGGACCTCTAAGTGACATTGACATCGGAGTACTCCTTGATGATGATCTGGATAGGGTTGAAAGGTCCAAGGTGAAACTTGAATTAATATCAGAACTTACATCTCTGCTCAAATCTGACAGGATTGACCTTGTAATAATGAATGATGCTCCCGTAAATCTTAATTATGAAATAATAAAGTCTAGAAAGCCTTTAATTGAAAATAAGTCCGTGAAGGTTGACTTTGAACACTACATACTCTCAAGGTACCTGGATAGAAGATACTATGACAGGAGATGGGTATCCAGGTACATTGAAAGGAGAGATGACAGCCATGAATGA